One region of Fragaria vesca subsp. vesca linkage group LG4, FraVesHawaii_1.0, whole genome shotgun sequence genomic DNA includes:
- the LOC101314274 gene encoding uncharacterized protein LOC101314274 — protein MASFTATFSYLRVACDGLGCNALIQGRYFTCLDCSIPGGPNSFDLCISCHLNRNYSHLHTTFVEKHVSAFPAANYRLAAFATVPQPAAKLNYNNEGVATKGVEAVNTGSTIPHVTDDVCCSIM, from the exons ATGGCTAGTTTTACTGCTACGTTTTCGTATCTGAGGGTCGCATGCGATGGCCTTGGATGCAATGCCTTGATCCAGGGACGGTATTTTACTTGCCTCGACTGCTCCATTCCCGGCGGACCTAACAGTTTCGATCTCTGCATCTCCTGCCATTTGAACCGAAACTACTCTCACCTCCACACCACTTTTGTGGAAAAGCACGTCTCTGCGTTTCCGGCTGCAAATTACCGACTAGCAGCGTTTGCAACGGTGCCCCAACCGGCGGCGAAACTGAATTACAACAATGAG GGAGTAGCAACGAAGGGAGTAGAAGCAGTCAATACCGGTTCTACCATTCCACATGTAACAGATGATGTCTGCTGCAGCATTATGTGA
- the LOC101309922 gene encoding mediator of RNA polymerase II transcription subunit 8-like, which yields MAAMEAALLNQPPPQPQQPQPAAVEKLNDAVVSQLNLRSVKDRATNLFKNITRILEDLDGHARTNTTPKWPYLLSQYSMVNLELLNIVEEIKKVSKAFVVYPKNVNAENAVVLPVMLSSKLLPEMEVEDDAKREQLLLGLQSLPVSTQIDRLKARIDMIAAACESAEKVLADTRKAYCIGTRQNIPVVPTLDKAQAAKIQEQENLLRAAVNYGEALRLPADQRQNPPALPMHLVDVLSGGDGVQAFPEASGMYLKNTPVSSSNLSGQSPLMQVPGSQLMGRSAASPGGTSITNFDNTTSPLPYANSPRSNTNIMNTPSPQQQNQQQKQQLQQQQQQQQQQKLMQLPQHQQQLLAQQQFRQSTMQGLGQNPLQQLHDLQGQTHQKFPSLQGQHQMQFSPSMGHQQFQGRQLPSGHVPHGIGQNQLNPGSQMNRHLSQFSGAANSALFNAAQTTPNQMIPNMSATMSSQSLLPRMQFELPGNNPQRNHASQILTDQMFNMGATNTGGMMPLQQQQQQQHGSQGAFGNMTQNAQNLQSNMVQLQGTTQNHPNFSQQRQQNQQQ from the exons ATGGCAGCCATGGAAGCCGCGCTCCTGAACCAACCTCCTCCGCAGCCGCAACAACCGCAACCCGCGGCGGTGGAGAAGCTAAACGACGCCGTAGTGTCGCAGCTGAACCTCAGGTCCGTCAAGGACCGAGCCACAAACCTGTTCAAGAACATCACCCGCATCCTCGAAGATCTCGACGGCCACGCTCGCACCAACACCACTCCCAAATGGCCTTACCTCCTCAGCCAGTACTCCATGGTCAACCTCGAGCTCCTCAACATCGTCGAGGAAATCAAAAAGGTCTCCAAGGCCTTCGTCGTCTACCCCAAAAATGTGAACGCCGAGAACGCCGTCGTTTTACCGGTGATGCTCTCGTCCAAGCTCTTGCCGGAGATGGAGGTCGAGGACGACGCCAAGAGAGAGCAGTTGCTTCTAGGGCTGCAGAGCCTCCCAGTCTCGACCCAAATTGACAGGCTGAAA GCTAGGATTGATATGATCGCGGCTGCTTGTGAGAGTGCTGAGAAAGTGTTGGCTGACACTCGGAAAGCCTACTGCATTGGAACTCGGCAAAACATTCCTGTTGTTCCGACGCTAGATAAAGCTCAGGCAGCGAAAATTCAAGAGCAGGAGAATCTACTCCGAGCTGCTGTTAATTACGGGGAAG CTTTACGGTTACCGGCAGACCAAAGGCAGAATCCACCTGCACTTCCGATGCATCTGGTAGATGTGCTCAGTGGAGGAGATGGTGTACAAGCATTTCCTGAAGCATCTG GTATGTACTTGAAGAATACTCCTGTATCATCAAGTAACTTGTCTGGCCAGAGCCCGTTGATGCAG GTTCCTGGATCACAACTTATGGGAAGATCAGCTGCATCTCCTGGTGGCACAAGTATTACAAACTTCGATAACACAACATCTCCATTACCATATGCCAACTCTCCAAGGTCTAATACAAACATTATGAATACGCCATCTCCTCAACAACAAAACCAGCAACAGAAGCAGCAACTACAGCAGCAGCAACAGCAGCAGCAGCAGCAGAAGTTGATGCAATTACCTCAGCATCAACAGCAACTCCTGGCCCAGCAACAATTTAGGCAATCTACAATGCAAGGACTTGGACAA AATCCACTGCAGCAGCTGCATGATTTGCAGGGACAGACTCATCAAAAGTTTCCATCG TTACAAGGACAACATCAAATGCAATTTTCTCCATCAATGGGACACCAACAATTTCAGGGTAGGCAGTTGCCTTCTGGACATGTTCCACATGGCATTGGTCAAAACCAACTTAATCCAGGAAGTCAAATGAATCGCCATCTTAGCCAGTTTTCTGGTGCTGCTAATAGTGCATTGTTTAATGCTGCTCAGACAACACCAAATCAAATG ATACCAAACATGTCAGCAACCATGTCTTCACAATCACTTCTGCCACGAATGCAG TTTGAATTGCCTGGCAACAATCCCCAGAGAAATCATGCTTCCCAGATTTTGACCGACCAAA TGTTTAATATGGGAGCCACAAATACTGGTGGCATGATGCCCTTACAACAGCAGCAGCAACAGCAACATGGTTCACAAGGTGCATTTGGTAACATGACGCAAAATGCTCAGAATCTCCAATCTAATATGGTACAACTTCAGGGCACAACACAGAATCATCCCAATTTTTCCCAACAGAGACAGCAAAACCAACAGCAGTAG